In Anas platyrhynchos isolate ZD024472 breed Pekin duck chromosome 22, IASCAAS_PekinDuck_T2T, whole genome shotgun sequence, the following proteins share a genomic window:
- the MRPS16 gene encoding small ribosomal subunit protein bS16m has product MVQLGSRLLKGYRGGHVVIRLALGGCTNRPFYRIVAAHSRRARDGKYLEQLGCLDPLPNARGEKVAGLNLERLRHWLGCGAQLSRPAEKLLGLAGFLPLHPMTVTGAERLRRRQRAQEAAVPTPVVGGSQEHGETA; this is encoded by the exons GCAGCCGGCTCCTGAAGGGCTACCGGGGCGGCCACGTCGTGATCCGTTTGGCCCTCGGCGGCTGCACCAACCGCCCCTTCTACCGCATCGTGGCGGCGCACAGCCGGCGAGCCCGGGACGGCAAATACCTGGAGCAGCTGGGCTGCCTCGACCCCCTGCCCAACGCCCGGGGCGAGAAGGTGGCGGGGCTCAACCTGGAGAGGCTGCGGCACTGGCTGGGCTGCGGGGCGCAGCTCTCCCGGCCGGCCGAGAAGCTCCTGG GGCTGGCGGGGTTCCTGCCGCTGCACCCCATGACGGTGACGGGCGCCGAGAGGTTGCGGAGGCGGCAGAGAGCGCAGGAGGCCGCCGTGCCCACCCCTGTGGTGGGCGGCTCGCAGGAGCACGGAGAGACGGCCTGA